One segment of Acidovorax sp. DW039 DNA contains the following:
- a CDS encoding site-specific recombinase, whose protein sequence is MSRPTDLAEILTALQPQADLARRHLWLIHLLDWVRGKRDSVPAAVARFQLFLDAVEARPELQARLRAWWAQLMHTVDITTLLADFGFAPRTALMSELAARLRTKWLPGTPDTIDASELFVLAMPHAFDAQWVGALDESQLDRLARLLEPMEEGGLSPWHKALLNAMTYCAGQILSTGFAPELRLRMSEAARDAQPFHALIRDVESLRIEVQHALRTPDRLNDAAQRLRERLEACRAAASTVYTHFEDNGISVGLVFRLRQLRERILRVRLLLDCLLSPKPALAAARLMTTLVQVGQERRSLRALLASNSSLVAAKVAERSAETGEHYITRTPAEYRSMVRKAAGGGLVIAFTTLAKFALYALALSAFWAGFWAGFNYAVSFVLVQLLHFTVATKQPAMTAPAMAAKLKELGSGEAIESFVDEITHLVRSQVAAVLGNVLVVYPVVLGISLLMLHTFGQTPIGEKQALHVLESLHLLGPSVFFAAFTGVLLFASSIIAGWAENWFVLARLDSAIQYNPRLTHLLGEPRAARWAQFLRDNISGFAANISLGFMLGLVPVIATFFGLGLDVRHVTLSAGQIGAASAALGPAVLHMPAFWWAVATLPLLGAFNVGVSFYFAFSVAMRARNVSGVDRSLIYAAIRKRLRTAPLSFFVPARPTAP, encoded by the coding sequence TTGAGCCGACCGACCGATCTCGCAGAAATCCTGACGGCACTGCAGCCGCAGGCAGACCTGGCCCGCCGCCACCTGTGGCTGATTCATTTGCTGGACTGGGTGCGGGGCAAGCGCGATTCAGTGCCTGCAGCGGTAGCCCGATTCCAGCTCTTTCTGGACGCGGTCGAAGCGCGACCAGAGCTGCAAGCCAGATTGAGAGCGTGGTGGGCCCAGCTCATGCATACGGTGGACATCACCACCTTGCTCGCAGATTTTGGATTTGCGCCTCGCACAGCGCTGATGAGCGAACTGGCCGCACGCCTGCGCACCAAGTGGCTGCCTGGCACGCCTGACACCATTGACGCCTCAGAACTGTTCGTACTGGCCATGCCCCACGCGTTCGACGCGCAGTGGGTGGGGGCGCTGGACGAATCGCAGCTTGACCGACTGGCGCGGCTGCTGGAGCCCATGGAAGAAGGCGGCCTCTCCCCCTGGCACAAGGCACTGCTCAACGCCATGACCTATTGCGCTGGGCAGATTCTCTCCACCGGCTTCGCGCCCGAACTGCGCCTGCGCATGAGCGAAGCCGCCCGCGATGCCCAGCCGTTCCACGCCCTCATCCGCGACGTGGAGAGCCTGCGGATAGAGGTGCAGCATGCCCTGCGCACGCCAGACCGCTTGAACGATGCAGCACAGCGCCTGCGCGAACGTCTGGAAGCCTGCCGCGCCGCAGCCTCCACGGTCTACACCCATTTTGAGGACAACGGTATCTCGGTGGGACTGGTCTTTCGCCTGAGGCAGCTGCGTGAGCGCATCCTGCGGGTGCGGCTGCTGCTGGACTGCCTGCTGTCGCCCAAGCCCGCGCTCGCCGCGGCCCGGCTGATGACTACCCTGGTACAGGTGGGGCAAGAGCGCCGCAGCCTGCGGGCGCTGCTGGCGTCCAACTCGTCGCTGGTGGCCGCCAAGGTGGCCGAGCGCAGCGCAGAAACGGGTGAGCACTACATCACCCGCACCCCGGCAGAGTACCGGTCCATGGTCCGCAAGGCGGCAGGCGGGGGGCTGGTGATTGCCTTCACAACGCTGGCCAAGTTTGCGCTGTATGCGCTGGCGCTCTCTGCATTCTGGGCAGGCTTTTGGGCGGGGTTCAACTACGCCGTGAGCTTTGTGCTGGTGCAGTTGCTGCACTTCACCGTAGCCACTAAGCAACCAGCCATGACGGCACCCGCCATGGCCGCCAAGCTCAAGGAGCTGGGCTCAGGAGAAGCCATCGAGTCCTTTGTGGACGAGATCACCCATCTGGTGCGCTCGCAGGTCGCAGCGGTGCTGGGCAATGTGCTGGTGGTGTATCCGGTCGTGCTGGGCATCTCGCTGCTGATGCTCCATACCTTTGGGCAGACACCCATCGGCGAAAAGCAGGCCTTGCATGTGCTGGAGTCCCTGCACCTGCTTGGTCCGTCCGTGTTTTTTGCAGCGTTCACCGGCGTGCTGCTGTTCGCCTCCAGCATCATTGCGGGCTGGGCTGAGAACTGGTTTGTGCTGGCCCGGCTGGACTCGGCCATCCAGTACAACCCACGGCTGACCCACCTGCTGGGCGAGCCCCGCGCCGCCCGCTGGGCCCAATTCCTGCGGGACAACATCTCGGGCTTTGCGGCCAATATTTCCCTGGGCTTCATGCTGGGGCTGGTGCCCGTCATTGCCACCTTCTTCGGCCTGGGGCTGGATGTGCGGCACGTCACCCTGTCCGCGGGCCAGATCGGTGCAGCCAGCGCCGCGCTGGGGCCCGCCGTGCTGCACATGCCCGCCTTCTGGTGGGCCGTGGCTACGT
- the rpe gene encoding ribulose-phosphate 3-epimerase, producing MSPTYRIAPSILSADFARLGEEVRNVIAAGADWIHFDVMDNHYVPNLTFGPMVCQALKPHAKTPAGVAVPIDVHLMIQPVDALAAAFAEAGADYISFHPDASGHVHRSIQAIRSKGVKPGLVFNPAEPLDVLDWVIEDIDLILIMSVNPGFGGQSFIDSALRKIEAVRKRIDASGKDIRLEVDGGIKADNIRRVADAGADTFVAGSAIFGKPDYKGVIDAMRAQLAA from the coding sequence ATGAGCCCCACATACCGCATCGCCCCTTCCATCCTTTCTGCCGACTTTGCCCGTCTGGGCGAAGAGGTGCGCAACGTGATTGCCGCTGGCGCCGACTGGATCCATTTCGACGTGATGGACAACCATTACGTGCCCAACCTCACCTTTGGCCCCATGGTGTGCCAGGCGCTGAAGCCCCACGCCAAAACCCCTGCGGGTGTGGCCGTGCCGATTGATGTGCACTTGATGATCCAGCCCGTGGATGCACTGGCCGCCGCGTTTGCCGAAGCGGGTGCGGATTACATCAGCTTTCACCCTGACGCCTCGGGCCACGTGCACCGCAGCATCCAGGCCATCCGCTCCAAGGGCGTGAAGCCCGGTCTGGTGTTCAACCCCGCAGAGCCGCTGGATGTGCTGGACTGGGTGATCGAGGACATCGACCTCATCCTCATCATGAGCGTGAACCCCGGTTTTGGCGGCCAGAGCTTCATTGACTCTGCCTTGCGCAAGATCGAAGCCGTGCGCAAGCGCATCGACGCCTCGGGCAAGGACATTCGCCTGGAAGTGGACGGCGGTATCAAGGCCGACAACATCCGCCGCGTGGCCGATGCCGGTGCCGACACCTTCGTGGCGGGCAGCGCCATCTTCGGCAAACCGGACTACAAGGGCGTGATCGACGCCAT
- the apaG gene encoding Co2+/Mg2+ efflux protein ApaG produces the protein MPKYQFAVEVVPEYLPEQSEPEQEVFSFAYTITITNTGDAPGQLISRHWIISDARGHTEEVKGLGVVGHQPLLKPGESFQYTSGCRLRTASGTMHGTFHCVAEDGEPFDTPVPLFVLEAIHHGPSGQPLGGRVLH, from the coding sequence ATGCCAAAGTACCAGTTTGCGGTAGAAGTTGTGCCCGAATACCTGCCCGAGCAATCCGAGCCCGAGCAGGAGGTTTTCAGCTTCGCCTACACCATCACGATCACCAACACCGGCGATGCGCCCGGACAGCTCATTTCGCGCCACTGGATCATCAGCGACGCGCGGGGCCATACCGAGGAAGTCAAAGGTCTGGGCGTGGTGGGGCACCAGCCCCTGCTCAAGCCGGGCGAGTCGTTCCAGTACACCAGCGGGTGCCGCCTGCGCACGGCCAGCGGCACCATGCACGGCACATTCCACTGCGTGGCTGAAGACGGGGAGCCGTTTGACACCCCCGTGCCCCTGTTCGTGCTGGAGGCCATCCACCACGGCCCTTCCGGCCAACCCTTGGGTGGAAGGGTTCTGCATTGA